A region of Candidatus Peregrinibacteria bacterium DNA encodes the following proteins:
- a CDS encoding 3'-5' exonuclease — protein MIKDTTFIVVDTETTGATGAHDKIVEIGAVKVRNGEIIDTFHTLLNPERFIPHNVIQIHHITDSMVADAPLFSDIIDKFAEFMDEDAIFTAHNVEFDKAFINQEFIRIDCSPMPHQSLCTLKLARKVFPGFRRYNLGSLCDSLGIELPNAHRALDDSMATAKILLKIFEKLEKDGVTTLKDINLKSIPKVTQTLSMF, from the coding sequence ATGATAAAAGATACTACATTTATTGTTGTCGACACGGAAACAACAGGTGCAACAGGGGCTCATGATAAGATTGTGGAGATAGGCGCAGTAAAAGTCAGAAATGGCGAAATAATCGATACATTTCATACTTTATTAAATCCGGAAAGATTTATCCCTCACAATGTTATCCAGATTCATCATATCACTGATAGCATGGTTGCGGACGCACCTCTGTTTTCTGATATTATAGATAAATTCGCTGAATTCATGGATGAAGACGCTATATTCACCGCTCATAATGTTGAATTTGATAAAGCTTTTATTAATCAAGAATTCATAAGGATTGATTGCTCCCCTATGCCACATCAGTCTCTATGTACGCTTAAATTGGCACGCAAGGTCTTCCCGGGCTTCAGAAGGTACAACTTAGGCTCTCTTTGCGATAGCCTCGGCATAGAGCTCCCAAATGCGCACAGGGCTCTCGACGACAGTATGGCCACTGCAAAAATACTCCTCAAAATCTTTGAAAAGTTAGAGAAAGATGGAGTAACAACTCTAAAAGATATAAATCTTAAAAGTATACCAAAAGTCACTCAAACATTAAGTATGTTCTAG
- the rnc gene encoding ribonuclease III, which translates to MKDFTALEQNIEIIFKDKSILDHAFVHRSYLNENDDKKSNERLEFLGDAVLELVVTDYLFSTFPTLDEGVLTSYRSAVVRGSNLALIAQNLELGQYLYLSRGEEGSGGREKHYILANTVEALVGAIYLDQGWDVSTKFIHKWIITTLDNIISEGLYLDAKTYFQEKAQEILSITPHYKVLKEEGPDHDKSFTVGAYLGDRKSGEGEGTNKQEAEQSAAMAAIKARGWIG; encoded by the coding sequence ATGAAAGATTTCACAGCTCTTGAGCAAAACATAGAAATAATATTCAAAGATAAATCTATTTTGGACCATGCATTTGTGCACAGGTCATATTTAAATGAAAATGATGATAAAAAGAGTAATGAAAGATTGGAGTTCTTAGGAGATGCCGTACTTGAATTGGTGGTGACAGATTATTTATTTAGTACTTTCCCAACTCTAGACGAAGGGGTGCTTACCAGTTACCGTTCAGCGGTTGTGCGTGGCTCAAATCTAGCTCTAATTGCGCAAAACTTAGAACTTGGACAGTATCTTTACCTTAGTCGTGGTGAAGAAGGTTCCGGTGGTAGAGAGAAGCATTATATCTTGGCAAATACAGTAGAAGCGTTAGTTGGAGCTATTTATTTGGATCAAGGTTGGGACGTGAGTACAAAATTTATACACAAATGGATAATCACTACTCTGGATAATATAATTAGCGAAGGTTTATATCTGGATGCAAAGACTTATTTCCAAGAAAAAGCACAAGAAATATTATCAATCACTCCACATTACAAAGTTTTGAAAGAGGAAGGGCCGGATCATGATAAATCATTTACGGTTGGCGCATACCTTGGGGATCGCAAGTCCGGTGAAGGGGAGGGTACAAACAAGCAAGAAGCTGAGCAATCAGCAGCTATGGCAGCTATCAAAGCAAGAGGTTGGATAGGTTAA
- the rpsT gene encoding 30S ribosomal protein S20, protein MPIIKSAKKRVLQNAKHRQRNFRVRSRVHEVVRDLTDLVKEGKKAEALTALSQAYKVIDTAVKKNILHKNTANRQKSALAKAVDAVKV, encoded by the coding sequence ATGCCGATTATCAAAAGTGCAAAAAAACGAGTGCTACAAAATGCAAAGCACAGACAAAGAAATTTTCGTGTAAGAAGTCGTGTACATGAAGTTGTTCGTGACCTTACTGATCTTGTTAAAGAAGGAAAAAAAGCTGAAGCGCTTACAGCTCTTTCACAAGCTTACAAAGTTATAGACACTGCTGTGAAGAAAAATATCCTGCACAAAAATACAGCAAACAGACAAAAATCCGCGCTTGCAAAAGCGGTAGATGCAGTCAAAGTATAG
- a CDS encoding Maf family protein, with amino-acid sequence MLILASKSPRRSMLLREINVDFEVIESNYEEKHDISSDPARLATLHAQSKAEEVFGRVKGGADDVILGVDTLVTLNGEIFGKPKNASDAFEMIKKLSGHTHQVLSAMCLIRTRDEKKITHIEITEVTFHKLSDEQIEEYIQTNEWEDKAGAYAIQGQASGFVSAIEGSFSNVVGLPKEVFLDLYDKLI; translated from the coding sequence ATGTTAATACTCGCATCAAAAAGTCCGCGTCGAAGTATGCTTCTCAGAGAAATCAATGTAGATTTTGAGGTTATTGAGAGTAATTATGAGGAAAAGCATGATATTTCGAGTGATCCTGCTCGGTTGGCGACGCTTCATGCTCAGAGCAAAGCGGAGGAGGTTTTTGGGCGCGTAAAAGGCGGGGCTGACGATGTAATACTTGGAGTTGATACTTTGGTTACTTTAAATGGTGAGATTTTTGGCAAGCCAAAAAATGCAAGCGATGCATTTGAAATGATAAAGAAATTATCCGGCCATACTCATCAGGTATTGAGTGCAATGTGCTTGATTCGTACTCGAGATGAAAAAAAAATTACTCATATTGAAATAACTGAAGTTACTTTTCATAAACTTTCAGATGAACAAATTGAAGAATATATTCAAACTAATGAATGGGAAGATAAGGCTGGTGCATACGCAATTCAAGGGCAGGCGAGTGGGTTTGTAAGTGCGATAGAGGGGAGCTTCTCAAATGTAGTTGGGTTACCGAAGGAAGTTTTTTTAGATTTATACGATAAGTTGATTTGA
- a CDS encoding YtxH domain-containing protein: MGKKAGKISLFLGLTLGTLAGVLFAPTKGKELRKSIKKELDKGGTGLSAVRKGLKGMAGDIVDTADEITDSSEQLVKVKRQVKKSVSKAKAGAKKAKTAVKKTHAAAKAKVKAVKKTVKKATAKKAPKKK, from the coding sequence ATGGGTAAAAAGGCAGGTAAGATTTCACTTTTTTTGGGGTTAACGCTCGGGACATTGGCAGGGGTTTTGTTTGCGCCGACAAAAGGTAAGGAATTAAGGAAAAGTATAAAAAAAGAACTGGATAAGGGTGGTACCGGACTTTCAGCCGTCAGAAAAGGTCTCAAAGGTATGGCTGGAGATATTGTTGATACTGCAGATGAGATTACGGATTCAAGTGAGCAATTGGTAAAAGTTAAGAGGCAAGTGAAAAAGAGTGTATCAAAGGCGAAGGCTGGGGCGAAAAAAGCAAAGACAGCTGTTAAAAAAACGCATGCCGCAGCAAAGGCAAAGGTAAAAGCTGTTAAGAAAACGGTAAAAAAAGCTACAGCTAAAAAAGCACCAAAGAAGAAATAA
- the rpmF gene encoding 50S ribosomal protein L32, with protein MAKHPVPKRKTSKTRTKKRYASFKTRNITRMLNAVQLTVCEKCGEKRRAHHLCEACGVYRGRQVLKVKSVDDKITKIQA; from the coding sequence ATGGCAAAACATCCAGTCCCAAAACGGAAAACGTCCAAAACGCGTACCAAGAAGCGTTACGCATCTTTTAAGACGAGGAATATCACTCGTATGCTAAATGCTGTACAACTTACCGTATGTGAGAAGTGTGGAGAAAAAAGAAGAGCTCATCATTTATGTGAAGCATGTGGTGTATATAGAGGAAGGCAAGTATTGAAGGTTAAATCAGTAGATGATAAGATTACAAAGATTCAGGCCTAA
- a CDS encoding RelA/SpoT family protein produces the protein MNEKTLFTTLNKELKSYLRPFDGKLLKKAYEFAAMAHIDQKRKSGEPYIVHPVSAAIILAKMRVDMPTIITCLLHDVPEDTKYTLDDIGENFGPQVKELVAGITKLSAVYYKNNMQDRQIDTLRRMFLVMAKDIRVALVKLADRLHNMRTLQYVKSEKSLRIAKETMEIYSPLANLLGVWEIRQEMDDLCFKYVYAEEYENIARVVNQNRSKHKTYLMKVKNSAERLLAGAKIKVKVEARWKHFFSIYKKMLRTQKTTPELYDIPAIRLIVNSVGECYETLGVIHSKWKPKPNQFRDYIAVSKPNGYQGLHTTVFGPDGYLVEFQIRTKQMDLEAKYGIASKFICESGATANINAFLGQTPWIKKVLKLQNKGNVEFLEDLKMNVLSDRIFVFSSDGDVFDMPKGASPLDYAYTVSSSLGDKYSFAYVNKERKPISYELQTGDIVEVVTNKKAKPQREWLYFVITDEAKEAIRKTFKKLSKEERLEVGEAILDNVFSILNKGNFRNRSQGEKLKISYFFGYNTVDSFLKDIASGEKSENDLTNALLKNNSVFAAKDRFFLHRLLTFIFSSDRHTTIRLRLKLVLEDRVGLLSDIFDVLACHRININKLVAREKHFSKGAAIDYIDLEVADLSQLHRAMRSLESIDGVVMVETNRAFQYVMFYTTIVICLMAWGLHPFVISHLANKDTNREFDITIFWITTLLLLSFLFYIRKFAQPYAPKAVGRKKFAIFFNFTTLLIFGTLIGEVLSLHLLSLFVFALLMLASLIVGFIWSSK, from the coding sequence ATGAATGAAAAGACACTTTTCACGACCCTAAATAAGGAGCTCAAGAGCTATTTGCGACCATTTGACGGTAAGTTGTTAAAAAAGGCTTATGAGTTCGCTGCAATGGCGCACATAGATCAAAAAAGGAAGTCAGGGGAACCATATATCGTGCACCCGGTTAGTGCTGCGATTATTTTGGCAAAAATGCGTGTTGATATGCCAACGATTATAACTTGTTTATTGCATGACGTACCTGAAGATACTAAGTATACATTGGATGATATCGGAGAGAATTTTGGTCCACAGGTCAAAGAGCTTGTCGCCGGTATTACAAAATTATCCGCCGTGTATTACAAAAATAATATGCAAGACAGGCAGATAGATACGCTTCGAAGGATGTTTTTGGTTATGGCGAAAGATATTCGCGTAGCATTGGTTAAGCTTGCAGACAGGTTGCATAATATGCGTACGTTGCAATATGTTAAGTCTGAGAAATCTTTGCGTATTGCAAAAGAGACAATGGAGATTTATTCACCATTGGCAAATTTACTTGGAGTTTGGGAGATTCGTCAGGAAATGGATGATTTATGTTTTAAATATGTGTACGCGGAGGAGTATGAAAATATAGCGAGGGTTGTAAACCAAAATAGAAGTAAGCACAAAACTTACTTAATGAAGGTGAAAAATAGTGCTGAACGTTTGCTTGCCGGTGCAAAAATAAAGGTAAAAGTAGAGGCTCGGTGGAAACATTTTTTTTCTATATACAAGAAAATGTTGAGGACTCAGAAAACGACGCCTGAGCTTTATGACATTCCGGCTATAAGACTTATTGTGAATAGCGTCGGTGAATGTTATGAAACTCTTGGAGTTATTCACAGTAAGTGGAAACCGAAACCAAATCAATTTAGGGATTACATTGCGGTGAGCAAGCCAAATGGTTATCAGGGGCTACATACTACGGTTTTTGGGCCGGATGGATATTTGGTTGAGTTTCAGATTCGGACAAAACAAATGGATCTTGAAGCGAAATATGGGATCGCTTCAAAATTTATTTGTGAGAGTGGTGCTACTGCAAATATAAATGCATTCTTGGGGCAAACTCCATGGATTAAAAAAGTACTTAAACTGCAAAATAAAGGTAATGTAGAATTCCTGGAAGATTTAAAAATGAATGTTTTGAGTGATAGAATTTTCGTTTTTAGTTCGGATGGTGATGTTTTTGATATGCCAAAGGGGGCATCTCCATTGGATTATGCATATACAGTTTCATCATCTCTGGGAGATAAGTACTCATTTGCGTATGTGAACAAGGAAAGAAAGCCTATTAGTTATGAGTTACAGACAGGTGATATAGTTGAGGTAGTGACCAATAAAAAAGCGAAGCCACAAAGAGAATGGTTGTATTTTGTTATTACGGATGAGGCGAAAGAGGCGATTAGGAAGACTTTTAAAAAGCTTTCGAAAGAAGAGAGGCTTGAGGTTGGGGAGGCTATTTTGGATAATGTTTTTTCTATTTTGAATAAAGGCAATTTTAGAAATAGGAGCCAAGGTGAAAAGTTGAAAATCTCATATTTTTTTGGATATAATACTGTAGATAGCTTTTTGAAAGACATCGCATCCGGTGAAAAATCGGAAAATGATTTAACCAATGCGTTACTTAAAAACAACAGCGTATTTGCCGCTAAGGATAGGTTCTTTTTACATCGCCTACTTACATTTATATTCAGTAGTGATCGACATACAACTATTAGATTGCGCTTGAAATTGGTATTGGAAGATAGGGTGGGATTGCTTTCAGATATATTTGATGTGCTGGCATGTCATAGGATAAATATAAATAAATTAGTTGCCCGTGAGAAACATTTCAGCAAAGGGGCGGCTATAGATTATATAGACCTTGAAGTTGCAGATTTGAGTCAATTACATAGAGCTATGCGTTCGCTTGAAAGTATCGATGGAGTTGTTATGGTCGAAACAAATAGAGCATTCCAATACGTAATGTTTTATACGACTATAGTTATATGCCTCATGGCATGGGGCCTTCATCCATTTGTTATTTCACATTTGGCAAATAAAGACACTAACCGTGAATTTGATATAACTATATTTTGGATAACAACGTTATTACTTCTTAGCTTTTTATTCTATATTAGAAAATTCGCACAACCATACGCACCAAAAGCAGTTGGCCGTAAAAAGTTCGCTATTTTTTTTAATTTCACAACACTTCTCATATTTGGGACGTTGATAGGTGAAGTGCTATCCTTACATTTATTGAGCCTTTTTGTCTTCGCTTTACTTATGCTCGCGTCTTTGATTGTAGGATTTATATGGTCTTCAAAATAA
- a CDS encoding S8 family serine peptidase, translating to MKTYKPKSKMFPTMIVLTISIVGGFIISYVNNLYSPILSTSSVEKMKELNGKYGFKLGEDLLSPKKSNTLASLLRNDVLEMEGGSKNRGIIVNFNNQSESGQLILMTPTKQIPEDKLADIASEYSNTIPEINFAEADIKLDVYSDSMPEIFETNLMSKLLQSAFQNASRYYTSEDLLEKASISDKWWIKKRKTNHSLRATLNFSNIAGRSTIAVLDSGADITHPYFAKLIWNNVDEKADNKTDDDHNGYIDDIHGCDFTRTKCENLDDGIGHGTHMIGIISKYTTITSPGEIAILKVFDKKSESRLSYAIKAIKYAADNNMRILNISFGTTVESQALKDATEYAYSKGSFIVAAAGNNASPKPHYPAAYEKVISVGAFNNEGARLSESNYGDWVDLSAPGERILSTIPNKRYGYLSGTSQAAPFVSAEVSNILLSDPNIGIEAMKEELKKIDFMKMSGPSPYDVQ from the coding sequence ATGAAGACATACAAACCAAAAAGCAAGATGTTTCCAACAATGATTGTGCTTACAATCTCTATTGTGGGAGGTTTTATCATATCATATGTAAATAACCTATACAGCCCAATACTTTCCACTTCATCTGTAGAAAAGATGAAAGAGCTAAATGGCAAATATGGCTTTAAACTTGGTGAAGATTTACTTAGTCCAAAAAAATCAAACACGCTCGCTTCTCTACTCAGGAATGATGTCCTTGAAATGGAAGGTGGGTCAAAAAACAGAGGTATAATTGTAAATTTCAACAACCAAAGTGAAAGCGGACAACTTATTTTGATGACTCCAACCAAACAAATCCCTGAAGATAAATTAGCAGATATCGCAAGTGAATACTCAAATACCATACCGGAAATAAATTTCGCAGAAGCTGATATAAAACTCGATGTATATTCTGATTCAATGCCGGAAATATTTGAAACAAATCTTATGTCAAAATTATTACAGTCAGCATTTCAAAATGCTTCAAGGTACTATACTTCAGAAGATTTGCTAGAAAAAGCTTCTATTTCAGACAAATGGTGGATAAAAAAAAGAAAAACCAATCACAGTTTACGCGCTACATTGAACTTTTCCAATATAGCTGGACGCTCGACTATTGCCGTACTTGATTCGGGAGCTGACATTACTCACCCATATTTCGCTAAACTCATTTGGAATAACGTAGATGAAAAAGCCGATAATAAAACAGATGATGATCATAATGGATATATTGACGATATACATGGCTGTGATTTCACACGTACAAAATGTGAAAATCTGGATGACGGTATAGGTCATGGGACGCATATGATAGGAATCATTTCAAAATACACGACTATTACATCGCCTGGAGAGATCGCAATATTAAAAGTATTTGATAAGAAATCTGAAAGTCGATTGAGTTATGCGATCAAGGCCATAAAATATGCTGCTGACAATAACATGAGAATATTAAATATCAGCTTTGGTACAACTGTAGAATCACAAGCGCTAAAAGATGCTACAGAATATGCATACAGCAAAGGTTCCTTTATAGTAGCAGCCGCCGGTAACAATGCATCTCCAAAACCACATTACCCTGCCGCATATGAAAAAGTAATATCTGTTGGAGCTTTTAACAATGAAGGGGCTCGACTATCAGAATCAAATTATGGGGATTGGGTAGACCTAAGCGCCCCAGGCGAAAGAATACTGAGCACTATACCAAATAAAAGATATGGTTATTTAAGCGGCACATCTCAAGCAGCACCATTTGTGAGTGCGGAAGTCTCAAATATACTTTTGTCAGATCCAAACATAGGGATCGAAGCAATGAAAGAAGAATTGAAGAAAATTGATTTTATGAAAATGTCAGGCCCTTCACCTTATGATGTTCAATAG
- the nusB gene encoding transcription antitermination factor NusB, with protein MAKSMRHRCRILAMQVLYALEFGNNEPEDAFSYVLNEFGDDIANPTFAKCLFEGVLDKMDVIDQIIQEAAPDWPLDKIALMDLTILRIGVFELMFDEEVPDLVAVNEAIEVAKEFGGYNNAKFINGVLSNVMNNKEGFNHK; from the coding sequence ATGGCAAAATCCATGAGACATCGCTGTCGTATTCTCGCAATGCAGGTCCTATATGCATTAGAATTCGGGAATAATGAGCCGGAAGATGCTTTTTCTTATGTCTTAAACGAATTCGGCGACGACATAGCAAATCCAACTTTTGCAAAGTGTTTATTTGAAGGTGTGCTAGATAAAATGGACGTTATTGATCAAATAATACAGGAGGCGGCTCCGGATTGGCCTCTTGATAAGATAGCCTTGATGGATCTTACGATATTGCGTATAGGTGTATTTGAACTGATGTTTGATGAGGAGGTGCCGGATTTGGTTGCTGTAAATGAAGCAATTGAGGTGGCAAAGGAGTTTGGTGGATACAATAATGCAAAATTTATCAATGGGGTACTTAGCAATGTTATGAATAACAAAGAAGGATTTAATCATAAATAA
- a CDS encoding RsmB/NOP family class I SAM-dependent RNA methyltransferase — protein sequence MNNKFTEYFKDLLDPEDYNKFISQINEGKVRTALRVNTLLAKAGIKDIGSDFEKLQNIPWSPNGYFYESVISIGNTECFKSGKVYSQEASSQIAVELLDPKAGDYVLDLCASPGSKTTQIAALVDNEALIIANEISPDRYVKLRNNLKDFGVVSHAITALDSTFFAKNYINTFDKILVDAPCSGEGMYFKFPAVLKHWNIKTIKFNAKRQRKIIEDAFVALKPGGKLVYSTCTLNLEENEKVIAHILKKFFGNAQIVNIDMKKHGLYVKGGGRKTKEPMLKIWPHEFKTGGFFACILTKKTSTESGDSKRVSHLTARQKRQTAHVVEKKNVREGWKLCMKKEEMSIVKALLKQAGLASVDFPKMFAIVKHDGEYYLQTHSFYKRFADLPVRSVGAKVLDKNNKATPEALVWLKTL from the coding sequence ATGAATAATAAGTTTACAGAATATTTTAAGGACCTTCTTGATCCGGAGGATTATAATAAGTTTATTTCTCAAATCAATGAAGGGAAGGTCAGAACTGCACTTAGGGTAAATACACTATTGGCAAAAGCAGGGATAAAAGACATAGGATCTGATTTTGAAAAACTTCAAAATATTCCATGGTCACCAAATGGGTATTTTTATGAATCAGTTATAAGTATAGGTAATACTGAGTGTTTTAAGTCAGGGAAGGTGTATTCACAGGAAGCAAGCTCGCAAATAGCCGTAGAGCTTCTAGATCCAAAGGCCGGTGATTATGTTTTGGATTTATGTGCATCACCCGGCTCAAAAACAACGCAAATAGCCGCATTGGTAGATAACGAAGCTCTTATAATCGCCAATGAAATATCACCGGATAGATATGTTAAATTGCGTAATAATTTAAAAGATTTTGGGGTGGTGTCTCATGCAATTACAGCTTTAGATTCTACTTTTTTCGCTAAAAATTATATAAATACATTTGATAAAATTCTTGTAGACGCTCCATGTAGTGGCGAAGGTATGTATTTCAAATTCCCAGCTGTATTGAAACATTGGAATATAAAGACGATAAAATTTAATGCCAAAAGGCAGAGGAAAATAATAGAAGATGCATTCGTCGCACTCAAGCCTGGTGGGAAACTTGTTTATTCGACATGTACGTTAAATTTGGAGGAGAATGAAAAAGTGATTGCACATATTTTAAAGAAATTTTTTGGAAATGCGCAGATAGTGAATATAGATATGAAAAAACATGGGTTGTATGTCAAAGGTGGGGGTCGTAAAACTAAGGAGCCTATGCTTAAAATATGGCCTCATGAATTCAAGACCGGTGGTTTTTTCGCATGTATTTTGACAAAAAAGACTTCTACGGAAAGTGGGGACAGTAAGAGGGTTTCACACTTAACGGCTAGGCAAAAACGTCAGACGGCTCATGTCGTAGAAAAAAAGAATGTTAGAGAGGGTTGGAAGCTTTGTATGAAAAAAGAAGAGATGAGTATAGTCAAAGCCTTGTTGAAACAAGCAGGGCTTGCCTCTGTTGATTTCCCAAAGATGTTTGCAATTGTAAAACATGATGGAGAGTATTATTTGCAAACTCATTCGTTTTATAAGCGCTTTGCTGACTTACCGGTTCGGTCCGTTGGTGCAAAGGTATTGGACAAAAACAATAAAGCCACACCGGAAGCTCTGGTATGGCTTAAAACTTTATAA
- the pheA gene encoding prephenate dehydratase, whose amino-acid sequence MKKTIGIIGGNGKMGHRFAAFFEEYGFNVLVSDKGTKLTNKKIVQESDIVFVSVSISHIEKVLNGVVPLLKKGQTLIEINSIKDNIIPILKRAKCEVLSLHPMCNETQLTAGARILFMPVKGKSAAKTFKKIFEDAGFNLQEIKIEKHDKLMAMVQGLPHFAEISFAHTMKDLGFKTKELMKYASPATDLKLKMVGRILAQSPELYGSMQIQNPRNKKIIKAHLDSINQLYEIIEQGDLKAFEKYFMSAAQFLGKYKDEALAETDHVISTLRQEDLFDEAILPLLKTPSTKHKNTPNKNIALLGPVMTYTDTAADLFLKKSETKKSSFTKQITNKIFKSTIEDVITEVSNGKSKFGMVPVENRLHGTVRETLDGLFTHDIQIIDMVSLPINHCLAILPGVNIKDVKIVMSHTQALSQCKSYLQKHLKGVDLIAVSSSAKAFENVKSKNFRHIAVIGPAPSAKHYGFKIIKENIADDADNITKFAVITKYVKPSSTNYKNPFLKNPKNSSIAFYFSSDKAGSLFTVFETFAKNKVNMTRVESRPYKKDFGNYLFFIDFEGSPSEKKVKDTLSEINSLTAGLKFLGTY is encoded by the coding sequence ATGAAAAAGACTATCGGGATTATTGGTGGTAACGGAAAAATGGGACATCGTTTTGCGGCCTTTTTCGAAGAATACGGATTCAATGTTCTTGTCTCAGATAAGGGTACGAAATTAACGAATAAAAAAATAGTACAAGAATCCGATATTGTATTTGTGTCAGTATCTATATCTCATATTGAGAAAGTGCTAAATGGAGTTGTCCCACTATTGAAAAAAGGTCAAACTCTTATTGAGATCAACTCAATCAAAGATAATATTATACCTATTTTGAAGAGGGCTAAGTGTGAAGTTTTGTCTTTGCATCCTATGTGCAATGAAACTCAATTAACGGCGGGTGCCAGGATCTTATTTATGCCTGTAAAAGGAAAATCTGCCGCAAAGACTTTTAAAAAAATCTTTGAAGATGCCGGGTTTAATCTACAAGAAATAAAGATAGAGAAGCATGACAAATTGATGGCTATGGTACAAGGCCTGCCGCATTTCGCGGAAATATCTTTTGCTCATACGATGAAGGATTTGGGATTTAAGACAAAAGAGCTTATGAAATATGCCTCTCCAGCGACTGATTTAAAATTAAAAATGGTAGGTAGAATTTTGGCGCAGAGCCCTGAGCTTTATGGCTCGATGCAAATTCAGAATCCACGTAATAAAAAAATCATAAAAGCACATCTCGATTCTATAAATCAGCTATACGAAATAATAGAGCAGGGCGATTTAAAAGCATTTGAAAAATATTTTATGTCAGCTGCTCAGTTCCTTGGTAAGTACAAAGATGAGGCTCTCGCTGAGACTGATCACGTGATCTCAACTCTCAGGCAGGAAGATCTTTTTGATGAAGCAATCCTGCCTTTATTAAAAACTCCATCAACCAAACATAAAAATACACCAAATAAGAATATCGCACTACTTGGACCGGTTATGACATATACAGATACTGCAGCGGATTTGTTTTTAAAAAAGAGTGAAACTAAAAAATCGAGTTTTACAAAACAGATAACAAATAAGATTTTTAAATCAACTATAGAGGACGTCATCACAGAGGTTTCAAATGGTAAATCAAAGTTTGGTATGGTTCCTGTCGAAAATCGTCTACATGGAACTGTACGTGAGACTTTGGATGGCCTTTTTACACACGATATACAAATAATAGATATGGTTTCGCTTCCTATCAATCATTGCTTGGCCATTTTGCCTGGAGTAAATATCAAAGACGTCAAAATAGTGATGTCACATACGCAAGCTCTCAGCCAGTGTAAATCATATCTTCAAAAACATCTCAAAGGAGTAGACTTAATTGCCGTATCTAGCAGTGCAAAAGCTTTTGAAAATGTAAAATCTAAAAATTTCAGGCATATAGCCGTTATAGGTCCGGCTCCCTCTGCAAAGCATTATGGATTTAAAATCATAAAAGAAAACATAGCTGATGATGCAGATAACATTACAAAATTCGCTGTTATCACGAAATATGTCAAACCATCATCTACAAACTACAAAAACCCATTCTTAAAAAATCCAAAAAACTCTTCAATAGCCTTTTACTTTTCTTCAGACAAAGCAGGTAGTCTCTTTACGGTCTTTGAGACGTTTGCAAAAAACAAAGTAAACATGACAAGAGTAGAGTCCCGCCCATACAAAAAAGACTTTGGAAACTATCTCTTCTTCATAGACTTCGAAGGAAGTCCTTCGGAGAAAAAAGTAAAAGATACTCTAAGTGAAATAAATTCACTTACAGCCGGCCTTAAATTCCTCGGCACATACTAA